The following proteins are co-located in the Cyprinus carpio isolate SPL01 chromosome B19, ASM1834038v1, whole genome shotgun sequence genome:
- the LOC122140731 gene encoding uncharacterized protein LOC122140731 — translation MFEFNRGKPVSTALSAKLTNLLAQWIATSCRPISVVEDDGLELVLQAATGVTKTEERHFAEECARQFLDVTNQWGIADKISTIRTDSAPNMVAAGRILPFEHLPCVAHVVQRAIVMSLREGVFDGALAKWRKVVRLFKHSPANSDELNVQQPSLGQVQEPLVQDVPTRWNSTLEIIKHVRHNRDALHTMLSQQKHNLALPTNAEYEKLANF, via the exons atgtttgagttcAACCGAGGCAAGCCAgtcagcacagctctatcagccAAGCTAACTAATCTCCTCGCTCAGTGGATTGCCACCAGCTGCCGGCCCATCAGCGTGGTTGAAGATGATGGGCTCGAGCTTGTTCTCCAGGCGGCCACAG GTGTGACGAAAACAGAGGAGCGTCACTTTGCAGAAGAGTGTGCCAGGCAGTTTCTCGACGTCACTAATCAGTGGGGGATAGCTGACAAAATCAGCACTATTAGAACAGACAGCGCTCCTAATATGGTGGCAGCAGGGAGGATACTGCCATTTGAGCATTTGCCCTGTGTTGCGCATGTTGTACAGAGAGCTATTGTAATGTCACTTCGGGAAGGTGTTTTTGATGGTGCATTGGCCAAGTGGCGTAAAGTGGTCAGACTCTTCAAACACAGTCCGGCCAACTCAGATGAGCTGAATGTCCAGCAACCCTCCCTTGGACAAGTTCAGGAGCCACTCGTGCAAGATGTTCCAACACGGTGGAATTCCACCCTTGAGATAATCAAGCACGTGAGGCACAACAGAGACGCACTGCACACAATGCTGTCTCAGCAGAAGCACAATCTGGCCCTCCCAACAAATGCTGAATATGAGAAGTTGGCAAACTTCTAG